The following are encoded in a window of Alphaproteobacteria bacterium genomic DNA:
- a CDS encoding NAD(P)H-quinone oxidoreductase, protein MSLPSVMEAVTMAAPGKPEVLVPGTKPVPVPQADEVLIEVAAAGVNRPDILQRYGKYPPPPGAPDTLGLEVAGTVVATAPDVTWPKIGDKVCALVAGGGYAQYCTAPALQCLPIPNGFSMVEAAAVPETFFTVWTNVFERGRLVAGETFLCHGGASGIGTTAVQLAKAFGAKVLATCGTAEKCAAVTKLGADRAINYRDEDYAAVAKEFTGGNGVDLILDMVGGDYIARNIDAAAVEGRIVQIAFLKSPKAELSFDAIMRKRLTYTGSTLRPRSVAQKGAIAAALRAKVWPLLEAGKVRPLIHATFPLAQAAQAHATMEADTHIGKLVLTVR, encoded by the coding sequence ATGAGTCTCCCCAGCGTCATGGAAGCCGTCACGATGGCTGCCCCCGGCAAGCCGGAGGTGCTGGTGCCGGGCACGAAGCCCGTGCCCGTGCCGCAAGCCGACGAAGTGCTGATCGAAGTGGCCGCCGCCGGTGTCAACCGCCCCGATATTTTGCAGCGTTACGGCAAATATCCGCCGCCGCCGGGGGCGCCCGACACGCTGGGGCTTGAAGTGGCGGGAACCGTCGTCGCGACGGCGCCGGACGTGACCTGGCCTAAAATCGGCGACAAGGTCTGCGCGCTGGTCGCGGGCGGGGGCTATGCCCAATATTGCACGGCGCCGGCGCTGCAATGTCTGCCGATCCCGAACGGTTTCTCGATGGTCGAAGCGGCGGCGGTGCCGGAGACCTTCTTCACCGTTTGGACCAACGTGTTCGAGCGCGGGCGCCTGGTCGCGGGCGAGACGTTCCTGTGCCATGGCGGTGCCTCGGGTATCGGCACCACGGCCGTGCAGCTCGCCAAGGCGTTCGGCGCCAAGGTGCTGGCGACGTGCGGCACGGCCGAGAAATGCGCGGCTGTGACGAAACTCGGCGCCGACCGCGCGATCAATTATCGCGACGAGGATTACGCCGCCGTCGCCAAGGAATTCACCGGCGGCAACGGCGTCGATCTCATCCTCGATATGGTCGGCGGCGATTACATCGCGCGCAATATCGACGCGGCGGCGGTGGAAGGCCGCATCGTGCAGATCGCATTCCTCAAATCGCCCAAGGCCGAATTGTCGTTCGACGCGATCATGCGCAAGCGTTTGACCTATACGGGCTCCACCTTGCGCCCGCGCAGCGTGGCCCAGAAGGGCGCAATCGCCGCCGCCCTGCGCGCGAAGGTTTGGCCGTTGCTCGAGGCGGGTAAAGTGCGCCCGCTGATCCACGCG
- a CDS encoding phosphatidylcholine/phosphatidylserine synthase: MQREDVTEKIVEVRRKSAAWMVHALTASGAVIGLLALIAVIEGNPREALLWLGLALIVDGIDGPFARKLDVAERLPRFDGALLDLVVDYLTYVVVPAVLLWQFEYLGDGWLASAAAGWILFSSLYIFANLDLKTTDNYFVGFPAIWNIVALYIYVLGTPIWFNLIAVAVLGAFSFTKVKSIHPLRVRDYRALTLTASGVWVFGAAWLLWFAPAVNPIVLTTWMAASAWLVGLSLWRSVRGN; the protein is encoded by the coding sequence ATGCAACGCGAGGACGTCACCGAGAAGATCGTCGAAGTCCGGCGCAAGAGTGCTGCTTGGATGGTCCATGCGCTGACGGCGTCGGGCGCGGTCATCGGATTGCTGGCGCTGATCGCGGTCATCGAAGGCAATCCGCGCGAGGCGCTGCTGTGGCTGGGTCTCGCGCTCATCGTCGACGGGATCGACGGGCCCTTCGCGCGCAAACTCGACGTCGCCGAACGTCTGCCGCGTTTCGATGGCGCGCTGCTCGACCTCGTGGTCGATTATCTCACCTATGTCGTCGTGCCCGCCGTGCTGCTCTGGCAGTTCGAATATCTGGGCGATGGCTGGCTCGCTTCGGCCGCGGCGGGCTGGATCCTGTTTTCCTCGCTCTACATCTTCGCCAATCTCGATCTGAAGACGACGGACAATTACTTCGTCGGCTTCCCGGCGATCTGGAACATCGTGGCGCTTTATATCTACGTGCTGGGCACGCCGATCTGGTTCAACCTGATCGCGGTCGCGGTGCTGGGCGCGTTCAGCTTCACCAAGGTGAAGTCGATCCATCCCTTGCGCGTGCGCGATTATCGCGCGTTGACGCTGACGGCCAGCGGCGTGTGGGTGTTCGGGGCGGCGTGGCTGTTGTGGTTCGCGCCCGCCGTGAACCCGATCGTCCTGACCACCTGGATGGCGGCGAGCGCCTGGCTCGTCGGCCTGTCGCTCTGGCGTTCGGTGCGCGGAAACTAA
- a CDS encoding DUF1192 domain-containing protein: MEFDELEPRHKLVKPKDLSSWGVAELEAYIARLEGEIARAKAEIGKKSSHKAAADAFFKK; the protein is encoded by the coding sequence ATGGAATTCGACGAACTCGAGCCGCGCCATAAATTGGTCAAGCCCAAGGATTTGTCCAGTTGGGGTGTCGCGGAGCTCGAAGCCTATATAGCGCGTCTGGAGGGCGAGATCGCCCGCGCCAAGGCCGAGATCGGCAAAAAGAGCTCCCACAAGGCGGCGGCGGACGCTTTTTTCAAAAAATAG
- a CDS encoding 3-hydroxybutyrate dehydrogenase, with protein sequence MSLKGRTALVTGSTSGIGLGIAKALAAQGANIMLNGFGDGETIAKVRREVETLGVKTGYSAADMSKPADVEALIAACVKEFGAVDILVNNAGIQHVATVDEFPLDAWDRVIQINLTSCFQAMRAALPHMKKRGWGRIINIASAHGLVASAGKSAYVAAKHGLVGLTKVVALETATLPITANTICPGWVLTPLVQKQIDALAERKGISGAAAKDELLSEKQPSKEFATPEQIGGLAAFLCSPAADQIRGSNFSIDGGWTAQ encoded by the coding sequence ATGTCGTTGAAAGGCAGAACCGCCCTCGTCACCGGCTCGACCAGCGGCATCGGGCTTGGCATCGCCAAAGCGCTGGCGGCGCAGGGCGCCAACATCATGCTCAACGGCTTCGGCGACGGCGAGACGATCGCCAAGGTCCGCCGCGAGGTCGAAACGCTGGGCGTCAAGACCGGCTATTCCGCCGCCGATATGTCGAAACCCGCCGACGTGGAAGCGTTGATCGCGGCTTGCGTGAAGGAATTCGGCGCGGTCGATATTCTGGTCAACAATGCCGGCATCCAGCATGTCGCGACCGTCGACGAGTTCCCGCTCGACGCCTGGGATCGCGTCATCCAGATCAACCTGACAAGTTGCTTCCAGGCGATGCGCGCAGCACTGCCGCATATGAAGAAGCGCGGCTGGGGCCGCATCATCAACATCGCATCGGCGCATGGGCTCGTCGCGTCGGCGGGTAAATCGGCTTACGTCGCGGCCAAGCACGGGCTGGTGGGCCTCACGAAAGTCGTGGCGCTGGAAACGGCGACGCTGCCCATCACCGCCAACACGATCTGCCCGGGCTGGGTTTTGACGCCGCTGGTGCAAAAGCAGATCGATGCGCTGGCCGAACGCAAAGGCATTTCGGGTGCGGCCGCGAAAGACGAGTTGCTATCCGAAAAGCAGCCGTCGAAGGAATTCGCCACGCCCGAACAGATCGGCGGCCTCGCCGCGTTCCTCTGCTCGCCCGCGGCCGACCAGATTCGCGGCAGCAATTTCTCGATCGACGGCGGGTGGACCGCGCAGTGA